One Pararge aegeria chromosome 1, ilParAegt1.1, whole genome shotgun sequence genomic region harbors:
- the LOC120625582 gene encoding UBX domain-containing protein 6, whose translation MADKIKNFFKKKKIDAKFKLAGPGHKLSESTISNQSSNHSRKDVQAVTRSGLSEESKVAAEAALARLQQTRDNPTFNTSLAAIKAQVKKELENETACNSKSVAEPREPSYKVETESEVPKNFAASGVYFKCPLISNDILPRDKWKKNIKTFLYEQLEDERGLTACLIIQSCNNNREKVDTCVETLCKYLENIVTYPEEEKYQRIRMSNRAFCERVQPIEGAMDLLIAAGFSQQKVTNADGVEEDFLVFNKENVPSVESLTTLIDALRTADPIQLELDRNLQVLLPSQAANKVQLPPSFYALSPEELKREQQLRAEVIEKSQMLRTKAMREKDEIREMRKYKFAIIRIRFPDGILLQGTFSIYERYQDIHEFVQENLEHSGLPFVLNTPTGHKLIEEEDANKTLIDLRLVPATVLTFAWHNSIIEDINKSPNRDVYLKPEVMVLVQEI comes from the exons ATggcagacaaaataaaaaatttctttaaaaagaagaagattGATGCTAAATTCAAGCTCGCAGGCCCTGGCCATAAGCTCAGTGAATCTACAATTAGTAATCAATCATCAAATCATTCAAGAAAGGATGTTCAAGCTGTGACAAGGTCAGGATTGTCTGAGGAAAGTAAGGTAGCTGCAGAAGCTGCATTGGCGAGACTGCAACAGACAAGAGATAATCCTACATTCAATACTTCTTTGGCTgcaataaag GCTCAAGTGAAGAAAGAATTGGAAAATGAAACTGCATGCAACTCCAAATCAGTCGCAGAGCCAAGGGAGCCGAGTTATAAAGTGGAGACAGAAAGTGAAGTGCCTAAAAATTTTGCTGCATCTGGAGTGTACTTCAa GTGCCCTCTTATTAGCAATGATATTCTACCTCGCGACAAATGGAAGAAGAACATTAAAACATTCCTGTATGAACAATTGGAGGACGAGAGGGGTCTGACTGCCTGCCTCATTATACAATCCTGCAATAATAATAGGGAAAAG GTTGATACATGCGTAGAAACTCTGTGCAAGTATTTAGAGAATATAGTCACTTATCCGGAAGAGGAAAAGTATCAGAGGATTCGAATGAGTAACAG AGCTTTCTGTGAAAGAGTACAACCTATAGAAGGGGCGATGGATCTGTTAATAGCCGCTGGATTCTCTCAACAAAAAGTGACAAATGCAGATGGTGTCGAGGAAGACTTTCTGGTGTTCAATAAAGAAAATGTGCCTTCAGTGGAAAGTTTGACG ACTCTAATCGATGCATTGAGAACAGCGGATCCGATTCAGCTAGAGTTAGATAGGAACCTGCAAGTTTTGCTGCCTTCGCAAGCCGCTAATAAAGTACAACTACCGCCATCCTTCTACGCCCTCTCGCCTGAAGAATTGAAGAGAGAACAACAActtag GGCTGAAGTAATCGAGAAGAGTCAAATGCTGCGTACAAAGGCGATGCGAGAGAAGGATGAGATAAGAGAGATGCGCAAATACAAATTTGCGATCATCAGGATCCGATTCCCGGACGGAATACTATTGCAG GGCACATTTTCAATCTACGAACGATACCAAGACATCCACGAATTCGTTCAAGAGAACCTCGAACACAGTGGGTTACCTTTTGTCCTTAACACGCCCACCGGCCATAAGCTAATAGAAGAGGAGGACGCGAACAAGACCCTTATTGACCTACGCTTAGTACCAGCGACAGTGCTCACATTCGCTTGGCACAATTCCATTATCGAAGACATAAACAAAAGCCCAAATAGAGATGTGTATTTGAAACCTGAAGTTATGGTTTTAGTGCAAGAGATctaa